From a region of the Actinomycetota bacterium genome:
- a CDS encoding N-acetyl-gamma-glutamyl-phosphate reductase: MTLTAAVAGASGYAGGELVRLISAHPQLRLGPVTAAGNAGQPLTAIHPQLVDLAGLQLVATNADTLAEADLVFLALPHGESAAIVRALPADQPVVDLGADFRLADPAAWATYYGTDSHAGQWLYGVPELPGRRAQLAAATRVANPGCYATAIELALAPVLAAGLVEPDDVVVVAASGTSGAGRKPTERLLASEVMGSISPYKVASHQHTPEIEQALTEAAGTPVTVGFTPLLAPMPRGILATCTARLAPQVGEDVLREALHAAYAAEPFVHVLPAGSWPSTAATLGCNSVHLQVAADLHAGRAVIVAALDNLVKGAAGQAIQNANLILDLPETAGLAVHGIAP, from the coding sequence GTGACTCTGACTGCGGCCGTCGCCGGCGCGTCCGGCTATGCCGGCGGGGAACTCGTCCGACTCATCAGCGCCCATCCGCAGCTGCGGCTGGGACCGGTCACCGCTGCCGGCAACGCCGGGCAGCCGCTGACCGCCATCCATCCGCAGCTGGTCGACCTGGCCGGGCTGCAGCTGGTCGCGACGAACGCGGACACCCTCGCCGAGGCGGACCTGGTGTTCCTCGCCCTGCCGCACGGCGAGTCCGCGGCGATCGTGCGGGCGCTGCCGGCCGACCAGCCCGTGGTGGACCTGGGCGCGGACTTCCGACTGGCGGATCCGGCCGCCTGGGCGACGTACTACGGCACGGATTCGCATGCCGGACAGTGGCTTTACGGCGTACCGGAACTGCCCGGCCGCCGTGCGCAGCTCGCGGCCGCGACCCGTGTGGCGAACCCCGGGTGCTACGCCACGGCCATCGAGCTGGCGTTGGCCCCGGTGCTGGCCGCCGGGCTGGTCGAGCCGGACGACGTGGTCGTGGTCGCCGCGTCCGGCACCTCCGGCGCGGGCCGCAAGCCGACCGAACGACTGCTGGCCAGCGAGGTCATGGGCTCGATCAGCCCGTACAAGGTCGCCAGCCACCAGCACACGCCGGAGATCGAGCAGGCGCTGACCGAGGCCGCCGGGACGCCGGTCACCGTCGGCTTCACGCCGCTGCTGGCACCGATGCCCCGCGGCATCCTCGCCACGTGTACCGCGCGGCTGGCGCCGCAGGTCGGCGAGGACGTGCTGCGCGAGGCCCTGCACGCCGCGTACGCCGCCGAGCCGTTCGTGCACGTGCTGCCGGCCGGCAGCTGGCCGAGCACCGCGGCGACGCTCGGCTGCAACAGCGTGCACCTGCAGGTGGCCGCGGATCTGCACGCCGGTCGCGCCGTGATCGTCGCTGCGCTGGACAACCTGGTCAAAGGCGCTGCGGGCCAGGCGATCCAGAACGCGAACCTGATCCTGGACCTGCCGGAGACCGCCGGCCTGGCCGTCCACGGGATCGCCCCGTGA
- the argJ gene encoding bifunctional glutamate N-acetyltransferase/amino-acid acetyltransferase ArgJ, giving the protein MTVTSPRGFRAAGISAGLKSTGALDVALVVNDGPLQTAAAVFTANRVKAAPVLWSQQVLTAGELRAVVLNSGGANACTGPDGFADTHHTAERVAEGLGCGAGEVAVCSTGLIGVRLPMPLLLPGVDAAVAALAGDGGPEAALAIMTTDSVPKTADAEGSGFGVGGMAKGAGMLAPGLATMLVVLTTDAVADAATLDHVLRAATRTTFDRVDSDGCMSTNDTVVLLASGASGVTPSPQELAAAVHAVCADLALQLVHDAEGATKDIRIDVTGAATEDDAVLVGRAVARSNLFKCAVFGEDPNWGRVLAAVGTTDATFDAEALAVAINDVWVCRDGAAGDDRSGVDMSGRLVTVTVDLGAGQERATIWTNDLTSQYVHENSAYST; this is encoded by the coding sequence GTGACCGTCACCTCGCCACGGGGTTTCCGCGCCGCCGGTATCAGCGCCGGGCTGAAGTCCACCGGCGCCCTCGACGTCGCGCTGGTGGTCAACGACGGGCCGCTGCAGACGGCTGCGGCGGTCTTCACCGCCAACCGGGTCAAGGCGGCCCCGGTGCTGTGGTCGCAGCAGGTCCTCACCGCAGGCGAGCTGCGCGCGGTCGTGCTCAACTCCGGCGGCGCCAACGCGTGCACCGGGCCCGACGGGTTCGCCGACACGCACCACACCGCCGAGCGGGTCGCGGAGGGGCTGGGCTGCGGGGCCGGCGAGGTCGCGGTCTGCTCGACCGGGCTGATCGGCGTCCGGCTGCCCATGCCGTTGCTGCTGCCCGGAGTCGACGCCGCGGTGGCCGCCCTCGCCGGCGACGGCGGCCCGGAAGCCGCCCTGGCGATCATGACCACGGACTCGGTCCCGAAGACGGCCGACGCCGAAGGGTCCGGTTTCGGCGTCGGTGGCATGGCCAAGGGCGCGGGCATGCTCGCGCCGGGTCTGGCGACGATGCTCGTGGTGCTCACCACCGACGCCGTCGCCGACGCCGCCACCCTCGACCACGTGCTGCGCGCCGCCACCCGGACGACCTTCGACCGGGTGGACTCCGACGGGTGCATGTCGACCAACGACACCGTCGTGCTGCTGGCCTCGGGCGCGTCCGGTGTGACGCCGTCGCCGCAGGAGCTCGCCGCCGCGGTCCACGCGGTATGCGCCGACCTGGCGTTGCAGCTGGTGCACGACGCCGAGGGCGCCACCAAGGACATCCGCATCGACGTGACGGGCGCAGCCACCGAGGACGACGCGGTGCTCGTCGGCCGCGCGGTGGCCCGCAGCAACCTGTTCAAGTGCGCGGTCTTCGGCGAGGACCCCAACTGGGGCCGGGTGCTGGCGGCGGTGGGCACCACCGACGCCACCTTCGACGCCGAGGCCCTGGCGGTCGCGATCAACGATGTCTGGGTCTGCCGCGACGGGGCCGCCGGCGACGACCGCAGCGGCGTGGACATGTCCGGCCGCCTGGTGACCGTGACGGTCGACCTGGGCGCCGGCCAGGAGCGGGCCACGATCTGGACCAACGACCTGACGTCGCAGTACGTCCACGAGAACTCGGCGTACTCGACATGA
- the argB gene encoding acetylglutamate kinase: protein MSAPGTDDPAGKAAVLAAALPWLKQFHGATVVVKYGGNAMVDDELKRAFAADVVFLRLAGLRPVVVHGGGPQISAMLDRLGIPGEFRGGYRVTTPEAMDVVRMVLTGQVQRDIVGLLNAHGPWAVGMSGEDAQLFGAQRRSALADGVPVDIGLVGDVTEVRPSLVHSLLAQGLIPVVSSIAVDAGGQIYNVNADAAAAALAVAIGAQKLVMLTDVEGLYADWPARSDVVSTIDADALAALLPSLDSGMVPKMAACLEAVRGGVPQAHVIDGRVPHSMLLEVFTDTGAGTMVVPAPRADTGETS, encoded by the coding sequence ATGAGCGCCCCGGGCACCGACGATCCCGCCGGCAAGGCCGCGGTCCTGGCCGCCGCGCTGCCGTGGCTCAAGCAGTTCCACGGCGCGACGGTCGTGGTGAAGTACGGCGGCAACGCGATGGTCGACGACGAACTCAAGCGGGCGTTCGCTGCCGACGTCGTGTTCCTGCGGCTTGCCGGGCTGCGCCCGGTGGTCGTGCACGGCGGCGGTCCGCAGATCAGCGCGATGCTCGACCGGCTCGGCATTCCGGGGGAGTTCCGCGGCGGTTATCGGGTCACCACCCCGGAGGCCATGGACGTCGTGCGGATGGTGCTCACCGGCCAGGTGCAGCGCGACATCGTGGGCCTGCTCAACGCCCACGGCCCGTGGGCAGTGGGGATGTCCGGCGAGGACGCGCAGTTGTTCGGGGCGCAACGGAGATCGGCACTGGCCGACGGCGTTCCGGTCGATATCGGGCTGGTCGGCGACGTGACCGAGGTCCGTCCCAGTCTCGTCCACTCGTTGCTGGCCCAGGGGCTGATCCCGGTGGTGTCGAGCATCGCGGTGGATGCCGGCGGCCAGATCTACAACGTCAACGCCGACGCCGCGGCGGCCGCACTCGCGGTCGCGATAGGCGCGCAGAAGCTGGTGATGCTCACCGACGTCGAGGGCCTGTACGCCGACTGGCCGGCTCGCAGCGATGTGGTCAGCACGATCGACGCCGACGCACTCGCGGCGCTGCTGCCGTCGCTGGACAGCGGCATGGTTCCGAAGATGGCGGCGTGTCTGGAGGCCGTGCGAGGCGGCGTACCGCAGGCCCATGTCATCGACGGGCGGGTACCGCACAGCATGCTGCTCGAGGTGTTCACCGACACCGGCGCCGGGACGATGGTGGTGCCGGCGCCGCGCGCCGACACCGGGGAGACCTCGTGA